GCGGCGCGCCACTATTCGAAAGGCATGCGGCAGAAGGTCGGCATCGCCATCGCGCTGGCGCGGCAGGCGCGCCTGCTGCTGCTCGACGAACCGACCTCCGGCCTGGACCCGCAGGCGGCGGCCGAGTTGTCGGCGGCCATCCGTGCCGCGGCCCGGCGCGGCGTCGCCGTGCTGATGGTCACGCATGACCTGTACCACATCCGCGAGGTGGCGACGCGGGTGGGCTTCCTGCGCGGCGGCCGCATCGTGCGCGAGGTCGATCCGCGCACGGCCGACCATGCCGACCTGGAGCGGCTGTACATCGGCGAGATGGCGCAATGAGTCCGCTGCTGGCGATCGAGGCGCGCCGGCTGTGGCGCGAGCCGCGGCTGCGCATGGTCGCGGCGCTGGCGCCGGCCCTGCTGCTGCTGGTGTTCCTGGCAAGCTGGCGCGATGCCGCCCAGCTGACGGCGGAGCGCCAGCGCTTCGCGGCGGCCGAGCGCGCGCGCTGGCTGGCGCAGGGGGACAAGGACCCGCACAGCGCGGCCCATTTCGGCGTCTGGGCCGTCAAGCCGGCGTCGCCGCTGGCCGTGCTGGAGCCGGGCATCGAGCCCTACGTCGGCCTGGCGGTCTGGCTGGAGGCCCACAAGCGTAACGAGATGATCTTCCGCCCCGGCCAGGATGCCCATCCGATTGTCCGCGGCGCCACGTCGGTGGCGCAGTTGCTGGGGCTGTTGGGACCGTTGTTCGCGCTGCTGCTGGGCTTTGCCGGCTTTGCCCAGGACCGCCAGCGCGGCACGCTGCGCCTGGCCCTCGGCAACGGCGCGCCGGCCGGGCGCCTGCTGCTGGCGCGGTTTGTCGTGCTGGCCGGCGTGCTGGTCGCTGTCGTCCTGCTGCCGGCCGCGCTGTTGGGGGCGGGGGCCCTGCTGGCCTTGCCGGATGGCGGCTGGCGGGGCGGCGTACGGCTGGCCATGTGGTGCGCCTTGCATGTGCCGTACCTGCTGGCGTTCCTGTTGCTGGCGCTGGCGGTCGCGCTGCGTGCGCCCAGCGCCCGGACCGCGCTGGGCCTGCTGCTGGCGACGTGGCTGGCCCTGTGCGTGCTGCTGCCGCGGGTGGCCGGCAATGCCGTCGAGCTGCTGGCTCCGGCACCGCCTTACCAGGAAGTGCGGCGCCAGGTCGAGGCGGCGGCTCCTGCCTACGAAAGCGCCGATCGCTGGGAAGCGCGGCGCCGCACCCTGCAGGCGCGGGCGGCCGGCGGGGTGGACCTGCGGGCGGCACTGCTGGACCAGTCCGAGCGCGATTCGCATGTCGTGTTCGACCGCTTGTTGGGAAGGTTCTACGACGCCATCGAACAACAGGACGAGGTGTTCGGACGCCTGG
This is a stretch of genomic DNA from Pseudoduganella chitinolytica. It encodes these proteins:
- a CDS encoding DUF3526 domain-containing protein, translated to MSPLLAIEARRLWREPRLRMVAALAPALLLLVFLASWRDAAQLTAERQRFAAAERARWLAQGDKDPHSAAHFGVWAVKPASPLAVLEPGIEPYVGLAVWLEAHKRNEMIFRPGQDAHPIVRGATSVAQLLGLLGPLFALLLGFAGFAQDRQRGTLRLALGNGAPAGRLLLARFVVLAGVLVAVVLLPAALLGAGALLALPDGGWRGGVRLAMWCALHVPYLLAFLLLALAVALRAPSARTALGLLLATWLALCVLLPRVAGNAVELLAPAPPYQEVRRQVEAAAPAYESADRWEARRRTLQARAAGGVDLRAALLDQSERDSHVVFDRLLGRFYDAIEQQDEVFGRLGVLTPAVALQAAGSAIAGTDFRQHRHFIDAAEHYRRGMVNRLNGELMQRASHAPVKGGSWESVPAFAYRPPTPVQAAIAAAMPVAALLAWCALAALAAWRAARGVRP